The bacterium nucleotide sequence CGGCATGGGAGCTATTGGATGAAGAACGGCAATTTCTGGTTCCACGACCTGCATGAGCCGGCGGGTGAGGGCTTTGCCGCGATCCGCCCCGGCACCTTGCGGGAAGAAAAACGCGTCCTGTTCATTCCCTCGGATTTCCCGCCGGGCGATTACGCCTTTTCCATCGGCCTTCAAAGGGTCCTTCCGCCCAAGGAACAGGGCCAGGAGGCCTTCGACAAGGAATTCTATGAACGGACCGCCGCCCAGGACCTGGACAAGTTCATGGGCCGGGGGGAGGGGGGCGCGGTGGTCCAATTCTCCATGGACAACTCCCGCGCCTGGAAAGACGCCCTTTGGCCGGCCACGAGGACGCGCTATCCCATTGCCGATCCGCGTTTTGTCCCCGCCTCGGTCCTGACCATCGAGCCCAACGACTGAGCCGCTCCGGCCATTAGGGTTTTGAATTCCCGGTCGCCTGCCCTACAATACGGCCTCCAAAAAAAATCCCGAGGTTTCCCATGGCCGAACCCATGAAGCGCCAATTCGTTTCCTTCGCCTTCTACAAACTAAGCGAGGATTTCCAAAAGCTCCCCGCCGCCGAGAAGGAGAAAGCCAAAAAGTCGTTCCTGGAGGCGGCCGAAAGCTTCAAGAAGGACGGGATCCTGCTCTCCTATTCGACCTTGGGCTTCCGCGCCGACGTGGACCTGATGCTCTGGCGCATCAGCTATGACCTGGACGTCATCCAGGCCCAAAGTTCCGCGCTGGCCAAGAGCGCCCTGGGACCCTATCTCAAGACCCCGGCCTCCTATCTTTCCATGACCAAACGAAGCACCTACATCGACAAGCACCAGCATGTGGGCGGGAGCGAGGAATCGCGCACCAATATCTACCCCGGCCGGTTCAAGTACATCTTCATCTATCCCTTCGTGAAGACCCGGGAATGGTACCTGCTCTCCAAGGAAGCCCGCCAAAGGGTCATGGACGAACATATCCGGGTGGGGAACATGTACCCTTCAGTGAAGTTGAACACCACTTATTCTTTCGGCCTGGACGACCAGGATTTCGTGGTCGCCTTCGAGACCGACCTGCCCGGGGATTTCCTGGACCTGGTCATGGCCCTGCGGGAGACCGAGGGGTCCAAATACACCGTCCGGGATACCCCCATCTACACCTGCCGGCTCATGGAACTGAAGGAAGCCCTCGACCTGTTGGGTTGAGGTAACCTTCCCACCCCCCGGGCCGTAACGCCAAGGAGCCCATTTGAAAGCCAGTCCTTCCCAATGGCGGTCCTGGGCCGAGATGATGAAAAGGGTCCAGGCGGGCGACGAGGAAGCCTACCGGACCCTTCTCGATGAGATCGGCCCCCTGCTTTACGGCTATGTGCGGCGCCGGGTGTTCCGGAAGTCCCTGGTGGACGACGTCTACCAGGAAGTGCTCTTCACCTTCCACCGGGCCCGCCACAGCTACATGACGGACCGGCCCTTCGCCCCCTGGCTCTTCACCCTGGCCCACCACGCCTTTTTGGACGCCATTGGCCGCGACCGGAAATTCGCCGAACGGGAACTGCAGGTGGAATCCCTTCCCGAGGCGCCGGCCCGGGAAAAAGAGGACGGGGAACTGGGGGACGAGCTCCAGGGAGCCCTGGCCCAATTGCCCGAGACCCTGCGGGTCCCGGTGGTGATGCTGAAGCTGGAGGGACGCACCGCCGAGGAAGGGGCGAAGTCCTTGGGGATCTCCCTGAGCGCCTTCAAGGTGAGGGCCCACCGGGGTTACGCCCGATTGAAACAGATCCTTTTGAAGGAACGGTTGGACCGATGAAGAAGAAAAAGAAACCCTCGTTCCCCATGCCCGCCGCCCACCGGAAACTGGTGGACCGCCTGTCCCGCGACCTGAAGCCCGTCCCCCCGCCGGTTTCCCTGACCTTCCAATGGATGGTCTGGGCCATCCTCAACATCGCCCTGCTCGGGCTTTTCCTGGCCCAGTTCCATCTTCGAAGCGACCTGGGGGCCCTTTCCTTTTGGGGGGCCATCCTGCTCATGCTCGTCGGGGCGGGTTTGGCGGCCTATGGGGCCCTGGAGGCCGGGGTTCCGGGCGAGGAGGGACGGGGCCGGTGGAAATTCTGGGCGGCAGTTTTCGCCTGGGGATGCGCCCTGGCCTGGACCTTCCTAGCCTTGCCGGGCGAATGGAAGGTCTATACCCCCGTTCTTTCCCCCGATTCCTGCTTCGCGGTGGTCCTGGAGATGGGAGTTCTTTTCGGGGCCATCCTTTTCTTCTTCCTCAAGAAGACCGCGCCTTTGCGGCCTTTCCGGGCGGGACTTTGGGCGGGGGCTTCGGCCTTCCTGATGGGGCTTGCCGCGGTCAGCCTGCATTGCCCGAGCGGGAACCTGTTCCATATCCTGATGGAACATTTCCTGCCGGTCCTGGTCTATGCCTTCTTGGTGGCCTTGCTCACGGCGGGGTGGCTTTCCAAATGGCGGAAGAAACCCCTCTCGAATTGAAAGGAGAAGGTCAGATCCGGTAAAGCTGATACCGCATGCCCACCCACTTGGCCCGGAAGCCGGTCTGCTGCTCCTTAAGGCTCTTGGGGACCATGGGCGGATCGGTCAGCACGAAATTGACCGGCAGGAAGTAGGCGGGGGTCGGGGTCAATAACCAGAGCTTGTCATTGAGGATGACCTTCCCCTCGGTCAATTTCTTGCGTTTCAAGGGGCTGGTCCATTGGTCGCAGGCGTATTCCACCATGGCATGCCCCAGTCCCTTTCCCCGGAAAAGGGGATCCACGGTCAATCCGGTCAATTCGGCGCAGTCATCGTGGCTGGTGATGCCCACCGTCCCGGAGGACAACCCCTGGACCTCGGCGATCCACCAGAAGGTCCGGCTGGGGTCCGCTACCGCGATCTTGTTGGCCAGCAGCGAATGGGCGATGCCGGGCATGTCCTTGGGGCCGCCCTCCCGCAGGCTCAAGGGATTGTCCAGGGCCCATAAGGTGGCGGCCGTCAGATCGCCCCGGTAGATGAGCCCCCCGTTCCCGGTCTCCTTGAGCATGGTCACCATGGATTGCAGGTGTTCCCGTCCCACCCATTTGGTGTCCCGGACCTCCTTGAGGTCCGTGGGTTTGAGCTGGGTGTCCTTCGTGGTGGCGTGGAAGACGTAGGTGTCCCAGGTGGCCACTTCCTTCTCGAAGCTGATGTCCAGCGTCACGTGGAGCAGGAACCGCTTGAGTTCGCATCGAAGTCCGGTCTCCTCCATGGCTTCCCGAAGGGCGCCTTGGACGAAATCCTCGCCCGGGTGCACACCGCCCGAGGGGGAGCGGAAGATGCCGGGGGGATAGCTGTGCTTGCTCATGAGGGCGAAGCGGCCGTCGGGACCCTCGATGAGGAGGGTCACATCGTGGGTGCGTTTTTGGGAGAGGCTCTTTTGGACCAGGTTCCAACCGGCACGGTCGAATTCCTGGGTCATCCATTGGTGATAGGGGTATCCGAAGCGGGCGCGGATGGAGGATAATTGGGGCCGCAAGTGCAAGAGGGCTCTCCCCGAAGGAATTCCGGCTCGAACTAGGGACGAATAATGATCTTAGGCACCCGC carries:
- a CDS encoding chlorite dismutase family protein; translation: MAEPMKRQFVSFAFYKLSEDFQKLPAAEKEKAKKSFLEAAESFKKDGILLSYSTLGFRADVDLMLWRISYDLDVIQAQSSALAKSALGPYLKTPASYLSMTKRSTYIDKHQHVGGSEESRTNIYPGRFKYIFIYPFVKTREWYLLSKEARQRVMDEHIRVGNMYPSVKLNTTYSFGLDDQDFVVAFETDLPGDFLDLVMALRETEGSKYTVRDTPIYTCRLMELKEALDLLG
- a CDS encoding RNA polymerase sigma factor, producing the protein MKASPSQWRSWAEMMKRVQAGDEEAYRTLLDEIGPLLYGYVRRRVFRKSLVDDVYQEVLFTFHRARHSYMTDRPFAPWLFTLAHHAFLDAIGRDRKFAERELQVESLPEAPAREKEDGELGDELQGALAQLPETLRVPVVMLKLEGRTAEEGAKSLGISLSAFKVRAHRGYARLKQILLKERLDR
- a CDS encoding NrsF family protein gives rise to the protein MKKKKKPSFPMPAAHRKLVDRLSRDLKPVPPPVSLTFQWMVWAILNIALLGLFLAQFHLRSDLGALSFWGAILLMLVGAGLAAYGALEAGVPGEEGRGRWKFWAAVFAWGCALAWTFLALPGEWKVYTPVLSPDSCFAVVLEMGVLFGAILFFFLKKTAPLRPFRAGLWAGASAFLMGLAAVSLHCPSGNLFHILMEHFLPVLVYAFLVALLTAGWLSKWRKKPLSN
- a CDS encoding GNAT family N-acetyltransferase, translated to MHLRPQLSSIRARFGYPYHQWMTQEFDRAGWNLVQKSLSQKRTHDVTLLIEGPDGRFALMSKHSYPPGIFRSPSGGVHPGEDFVQGALREAMEETGLRCELKRFLLHVTLDISFEKEVATWDTYVFHATTKDTQLKPTDLKEVRDTKWVGREHLQSMVTMLKETGNGGLIYRGDLTAATLWALDNPLSLREGGPKDMPGIAHSLLANKIAVADPSRTFWWIAEVQGLSSGTVGITSHDDCAELTGLTVDPLFRGKGLGHAMVEYACDQWTSPLKRKKLTEGKVILNDKLWLLTPTPAYFLPVNFVLTDPPMVPKSLKEQQTGFRAKWVGMRYQLYRI